In one window of Saccharomyces paradoxus chromosome VII, complete sequence DNA:
- the MIY3 gene encoding Miy3p (similar to YGL082W), with product MDVSFLTKTVQINGTQFKILLQNGQGECALIALANVLLISPAHARYAQEISRLVKGKETVTLIELVQTLANMGAQNRNGADVDKEQLLQVLPQLYSGLNINPEFNGSFEDGIEMSIFRLYNVGIVHGWIIDGDNDPNAYEHVSKYSYMGAQKVLVQSYEIQKNNAQFENSEQIQSDAPYLKSFLARSATQLTEYGLSHLREILVERSYAVLFRNDHFCTLYKNNGELFTLVTNPTYRNRKDINWQSLKSVNGSQDSYYTGNFIPTSLERTETTATGQNESYISNPFSDQNTGHITSNQDNSGASGVQQIEDDEELARRLQEQEDMRAANNMQNGYANNSRNHQRERFERPEKNSKKNKLLSFNGSNKDRKRDKLKKNCVIM from the coding sequence ATGGACGTTTCATTTTTAACCAAAACTGTACAAATAAATGGCACCCAGTTTAAGATATTACTTCAAAATGGGCAAGGTGAATGCGCGCTGATTGCACTAGCTAACGTATTATTGATTTCACCGGCCCATGCTCGTTATGCCCAAGAAATTTCCAGATTAGTGAAAGGCAAGGAAACTGTTACTTTGATTGAACTTGTGCAAACTCTAGCCAATATGGGTGCTCAAAATCGCAATGGTGCCGATGTGGATAAAGAACAGCTACTCCAAGTTCTGCCACAGTTATATAGTGGGCTGAACATCAACCCAGAATTCAACGGGTCTTTTGAGGATGGGATAGAAATGTCGATTTTCAGGCTCTACAATGTCGGCATCGTTCATGGTTGGATAATAGATGGGGACAATGATCCCAACGCTTACGAACATGTATCCAAATATTCTTATATGGGTGCCCAAAAGGTTTTAGTACAGTCGTATGAgatccaaaaaaataatgctcaatttgaaaacagTGAGCAAATCCAATCCGATGCACCTTACTTGAAATCCTTTCTGGCAAGATCTGCGACTCAATTAACTGAGTATGGTTTAAGTCATCTCAGGGAAATTTTAGTAGAAAGATCGTATGCTGTGCTTTTCAGAAATGATCACTTTTGCacattatataaaaacaatGGCGAATTGTTTACTTTAGTCACGAACCCTACCTACAGAAACCGCAAAGATATAAACTGGCAGTCGCTTAAATCCGTGAATGGATCACAAGATTCGTACTACACAGGTAACTTCATTCCCACAAGTCTGGAAAGAACCGAAACTACTGCTACCGGGCAAAATGAATCCTACATTTCTAACCCATTTAGCGACCAGAATACAGGGCATATAACCAGTAATCAAGATAATAGTGGAGCAAGTGGGGTGCAACAGATCGAAGACGACGAGGAGCTAGCCAGGAGATTACAGGAACAAGAAGATATGCGTGCAGCAAATAACATGCAAAATGGTTATGCCAATAATAGCAGAAATCATCAAAGAGAAAGGTTCGAAAGACCTGAAAAAAActcgaagaaaaacaagCTCCTTTCCTTTAATGGAAGTAATAAAGACAGGAAAAGAGacaagttgaaaaaaaattgtgtGATTATGTGA
- the KXD1 gene encoding Kxd1p (Subunit of the BLOC-1 complex involved in endosomal maturation~similar to YGL079W): MVIGLSEENDDDETFSAVHSSTPSINSQSYAIPITEEMSSSFHDSISTTSNSSGSFDSDERSVSNVVEANEVDNESNGDEDLFLDNDIPQSSNLLLTDAQDPGPIFDVSRYIFDSLKQSIDSADFSEALSLQTKTSAVINSKSLELKQYIDEMKIRLTQLQEKFENGEATSRKIKHDLETSRKNIDYLNAALRVGFPIEFNQAREKILERKLNEEND, from the coding sequence ATGGTGATTGGATTATCGgaggaaaatgatgatgacgaaacTTTTTCAGCTGTACATTCTTCAACACCCAGTATTAATTCTCAATCTTATGCGATCCCCATAACGGAGGAAATGTCCAGCTCTTTCCATGATTCTATCAGCACCACTAGCAACTCAAGTGGTAGTTTCGATAGTGATGAACGTAGTGTTTCAAACGTTGTGGAGGCAAATGAAGTGGATAACGAATCTAATGGTGACGAAGATTTGTTCTTAGATAACGATATTCCTCAATCAAGCAATTTATTACTCACAGATGCCCAAGATCCTGGTCCAATATTTGACGTTTCAagatatatttttgattctCTTAAACAATCCATTGATTCTGCAGATTTCTCAGAGGCACTTTCCCTACAGACCAAGACTTCTGCCGTCATAAATTCAAAAAGCTTAGAACTTAAACAATATATTGATGAAATGAAGATCAGGCTAACTCAACTGCAGgaaaagtttgaaaacGGTGAAGCtacttcaagaaaaataaagcatgatttagaaacttcaagaaaaaacatcGACTATTTAAACGCTGCTTTACGTGTCGGTTTCCCCATTGAGTTTAATCAggcaagagaaaaaatactcGAACGTAAATTGAATGAAGAGAATGACTGA
- the HNM1 gene encoding Hnm1p (Plasma membrane transporter for choline, ethanolamine, and carnitine~similar to YGL077C) yields MSIRNDNASGGYMQPDQSSNTSMHKRDLRVEEEIKPLDDMDGKAAVAADGEVHLRKSFSLWSILGVGFGLTNSWFGISTSMVAGISSGGPMMIVYGIIIVALISICIGTSLGELSSAYPHAGGQFWWSLKLAPPKYKRFAAYMCGSFAYAGSVFTSASTTLSVATEVVGMYALAHPEFIPKRWHIFVCFELLHLFLMFFNCYGKSLPIISSSSLYISLLSFFTITITVLACSHGKFNDAKFVFATFYNETGWKNGGIAFIVGLINPAWSFSCLDCATHMAFEVEKPERVIPIAIMGTVAIGFVTSFCYVISMFFSIKDLDAVVSSTTGAPILDIYNQALGNKSGAIFLGCLILFTSFGCVIACHTWQARLCWSFARDDGLPLSRLWSQVNPYTGVPLNAHLMSCAWISLIGLLYLASSTAFQSLITGCIAFLLLSYIIPVICLLGKKRNIAHGPFWLGKFGFFSNIVLLCWTVFSVVFFSFPPVLPVTKDNMNYVCVVIVGYTAYSILYWKFKGKNEFHALEESENDQAEYANNFDSIEDSREFSLAASDVELENEHVPWGKK; encoded by the coding sequence ATGAGTATAAGAAATGATAATGCTTCCGGTGGCTATATGCAGCCGGATCAGTCTTCAAACACTTCTATGCACAAAAGAGATTTGAGGGTTGAGGAGGAAATAAAGCCATTGGATGATATGGATGGGAAGGCAGCTGTGGCAGCAGATGGTGAAGTACATTTAAGGAAGTCATTCTCGTTGTGGTCAATCCTTGGTGTTGGGTTTGGTTTGACTAATTCCTGGTTCGGTATTTCTACATCGATGGTTGCGGGTATATCTTCCGGTGGGCCTATGATGATTGTTTACGGTATAATTATTGTTGCACTGATATCTATTTGCATTGGTACTTCGTTAGGTGAGCTATCGTCCGCATATCCACACGCCGGTGGTCAGTTTTGGTGGTCTTTAAAGCTTGCCCCTCCTAAGTACAAAAGATTTGCGGCCTACATGTGCGGTTCTTTTGCCTATGCAGGGTCCGTTTTCACAAGTGCTTCAACCACTTTGTCTGTTGCGACTGAAGTCGTTGGTATGTATGCTTTGGCACACCCTGAATTCATCCCAAAGAGATGGCACATATTCGTTTGCTTTGAATTGTTGCATTTGTTCTTAATGTTTTTTAACTGCTATGGTAAATCCTTACCCATcatttcttcctcctctcTATACATATCCCTTTTGTCCTTTTTCACAATCACAATAACCGTATTGGCATGTTCCCACGGCAAGTTTAATGATGCAAAGTTTGTTTTTGCAACATTTTATAATGAAACTGGTTGGAAGAATGGTGGTATTGCCTTTATTGTCGGTTTGATTAACCCAGCTTGGTCCTTTTCGTGTCTTGACTGTGCAACTCATATGGCGTTTGAGGTCGAAAAACCAGAAAGAGTTATTCCCATTGCCATCATGGGAACCGTCGCCATCGGTTTTGTCACTTCTTTTTGTTATGTTATCTCTATGTTCTTCTCTATCAAAGATCTCGACGCCGTCGTGTCGTCTACGACAGGTGCCCCAATCTTGGACATTTATAACCAAGCATTGGGTAATAAATCAGGCGCGATTTTCCTTGGTTGCTTGATTCTTTTTACTTCCTTCGGTTGTGTCATTGCTTGTCACACTTGGCAAGCAAGGTTATGTTGGTCGTTTGCCAGGGACGATGGTCTACCATTATCCCGTTTATGGTCGCAAGTTAACCCCTACACTGGTGTACCTTTGAATGCACATTTAATGTCATGCGCTTGGATATCGCTCATTGGTCTACTTTATTTGGCTTCTAGTACAGCTTTCCAGTCCTTAATTACGGGTTGTATTgcatttttattgttatctTACATCATTCCGGTTATATGTTTACTTGGTAAGAAGCGTAACATAGCACATGGACCTTTCTGGcttggaaaatttggatttttttcaaatatagTTCTTTTATGTTGGACCGTCTTTTCTGTggtgtttttttcttttccaccGGTTTTACCTGTGACAAAGGATAACATGAACTATGTTTGTGTGGTTATTGTTGGTTATACTGCTTATTCGATTCTTTACTGGAAATTTAAGGGTAAGAATGAATTCCACGCTTTGGAAGAATCTGAGAACGATCAAGCTGAATATGCCAATAATTTTGATAGCATTGAGGATAGTCGAGAATTTTCTCTTGCCGCATCTGATGTTGAACTAGAAAATGAACACGTACCGTGGGGAAAGAAGTAA
- the MPC1 gene encoding pyruvate transporter MPC1 (subunit of the mitochondrial pyruvate carrier~similar to YGL080W), with the protein MSQPVQRAAARSFLQKYINKETLKYIFTTHFWGPVSNFGIPIAAIYDLKKDPTLISGPMTFALVTYSGVFMKYALAVSPKNYLLFGCHLINETAQLAQGYRFLRYTYFTTDEEKKALDKEWKEKEKADKQ; encoded by the coding sequence atgtctCAACCTGTTCAACGTGCTGCAGCACGCTCattccttcaaaaatacattaataaagaaactttgaaatatatCTTTACGACACACTTCTGGGGTCCCGTATCCAATTTTGGTATCCCAATTGCCGCTATATATGATTTAAAGAAAGATCCTACACTAATCTCGGGCCCAATGACCTTCGCTTTAGTTACCTATTCGGGAGTGTTCATGAAGTATGCTCTTGCAGTATCACCCAAAAACTACTTGCTGTTTGGATGCCACCTCATCAATGAAACTGCACAATTAGCTCAAGGCTATAGGTTTCTCAGATACACGTATTTCACAACTGATGAGGAGAAGAAGGCTTTAGATAAGGAATGGAAGGAGAAAGAGAAGGCTGATAAACAGTAA
- the SCY1 gene encoding Scy1p (kinase~similar to YGL083W): MMFWSSKTGITSKYSFSSSPTFTAEPWSIYTGRPKSSSSSSPSKVSIFMFDKKQFENYLLHYGIIKSKSGSRDKVLIQEAYEILRNQANNLAKLKHPNILTLIEPLEEHSKNFMFVTEFVTGSLEAVFRETDDEEQNFLQGHVKDNIVIQRGILQLVNALDFIHNRASFVHLNIQPRAIFINENSDWKISGLGYLVKIPPGTNTSEYFLPQYDPRVPPFMHLQLNYTAPEIVFENTLTFKNDYFSLGLLIYFLYSGKDLFHSENSTTEYKLEYNKFENKISTMSWDNIFSKVPQKLRYCMPKLINRDIYSRYDNITLILDSEFFQDPLVKTLNFLDDLPTKNSEEKYVFLEGLVNLLPEFPPALLQKKFLPILLELLSQFCAEKVISDKCVSKNLDLIIKIGSTLSQLSFQEKVYPVLLSEVNFPILLRKATVCLIDNLDTLKQKVKRPDFLKNILKPLFSYVLHDSESDTTVVCQEKLLSQIPLALEVLDFPTVKQFLLPLLSDLFTKTTSLTVKNTCVTCFQIMIEHKSIDSYTCSEIILPLFKSMKTRDPRILSKLLKLFETVPLIITDEIILVDQVLPLMWNYSMASTLTKSQYSGYTQAINKMSSDIQRHHIAKLSDRVNDDGEDAFHKVIEPTIMKKEDPETIAAKNIEVAAMQPVKKTTESSYKNISPQSKNIPSSRPLNPRSILATRGFPMRKPNPLPETPSNRTDPKVMVKPSSNGILNTRKDDEFNEFQSFSSTGSARQSSASDAWMNNTPSPTPTSTSSTNLPPGFSISLQPNKKKEGSTEIPRNNIYGSLI; this comes from the coding sequence ATGATGTTCTGGTCTTCAAAGACAGGTATCACGTCAaagtattcattttcatcgtCACCTACTTTCACAGCTGAACCATGGAGCATTTACACCGGTCGCCccaaatcatcatcttcatcttcaccgTCCAAAGTATCGATATTCATGTTTGACAAAAAGCAGTTCGAAAACTATTTGTTGCACTACGGCATTATTAAATCTAAATCTGGATCTAGAGATAAAGTGCTAATACAAGAAGCTTACGAAATATTAAGAAATCAGGCCAATAACTTGGCCAAACTCAAACACCCAAATATTCTGACCCTAATTGAACCATTAGAAGAGCATagtaaaaatttcatgTTTGTAACTGAGTTCGTCACAGGTTCACTGGAAGCGGTATTCAGGGAaactgatgatgaagagcAGAATTTCTTACAAGGTCATGTTAAGGATAATATTGTGATACAACGGGGCATATTGCAACTAGTAAATGCCCTCGATTTTATTCATAACCGCGCAAGCTTTGTGCACTTGAATATTCAACCTAGGGCAATATTCATCAATGAAAATTCTGACTGGAAAATTTCCGGCCTGGGCTACTTAGTGAAAATACCTCCAGGAACGAATACCTCTGAATACTTCTTACCTCAATATGACCCCAGGGTTCCCCCATTTATGCATTTGCAACTGAATTATACCGCCCCAGAAATTGTTTTTGAGAACACCTTAACCTTTAAAAatgattatttttcattaggTTTGTTGATATATTTCCTGTACAGTGGTAAAGACTTGTTTCACAGCGAAAATTCTACTACTGAGTACAAATTGGAGTACaacaaatttgaaaacaagaTTAGTACAATGTCATGGGACAATATATTCAGTAAGGTCCCGCAAAAGCTGAGATATTGTATGCCCAAGCTAATAAACAGAGACATATATTCCAGGTATGATAATATAACTTTAATTTTAGACTCTGAGTTTTTCCAGGATCCGTTAGTCAAGACGTTGAATTTTTTAGACGATTTACCTACAAAGAATagcgaagaaaaatacgTATTCTTGGAAGGTCTCGTAAATTTACTGCCGGAGTTTCCGCCAGCATTattacaaaagaaatttttaccCATTCTATTGGAATTATTAAGTCAGTTTTGTGCTGAAAAAGTAATAAGTGATAAATGCGTAAGCAAAAATTTGGATTTAATAATCAAGATAGGGTCCACTTTATCCCAGTTGTCCTTTCAAGAGAAGGTTTATCCAGTTTTATTGAGTGAAGTGAACTTTCCGATCCTGTTGAGAAAAGCCACGGTTTGCTTGATCGATAATTTAGACACATTGAAGCAAAAAGTTAAACGTCCtgatttcttgaaaaatatactaaAGCCATTATTCAGTTATGTTTTACATGACTCCGAAAGTGACACTACAGTGGTTTGCCAAGAGAAGCTTTTATCACAAATTCCGTTAGCTTTAGAGGTACTTGATTTCCCCACCGTGAAACAATTCTTGTTACCCTTGCTATCTGATCTATTTACAAAGACAACAAGTTTAACGGTGAAAAACACATGCGTAACATGCTTCCAAATTATGATAGAGCACAAATCCATTGATTCTTATACTTGCTCAGAAATCATTTTGCCTTTGTTTAAATCCATGAAGACAAGAGATCCAAGGATTTTATCTAAGTTActgaaactttttgaaaccGTTCCGCTGATTATTACTGATGAAATCATCCTCGTTGACCAAGTGCTGCCTTTGATGTGGAATTATTCCATGGCCTCAACTCTAACAAAGTCACAGTATTCAGGATATACACAGGCCATTAACAAGATGTCATCTGACATCCAGAGGCATCATATCGCCAAATTGAGTGATAGAGTTAATGATGATGGCGAAGATGCCTTTCACAAAGTTATTGAACCAACGATCATGAAGAAGGAGGACCCTGAGACAATTGCGgctaaaaatattgaagTAGCAGCCATGCAACCGGTTAAAAAAACAACGGAGTCATCGTATAAGAATATTTCACCACAATCCAAGAATATTCCAAGCTCCAGGCCCTTAAATCCTAGGAGTATCCTTGCAACTAGAGGCTTTCCAATGAGGAAGCCAAACCCCTTACCAGAGACCCCATCAAATCGGACCGATCCCAAAGTTATGGTTAAACCTAGTTCTAACGGTATCTTAAACACCAGAAAGGACGACGAATTTAATGAATTTCAATCCTTCTCAAGCACAGGAAGCGCACGTCAAAGCTCCGCATCCGATGCTTGGATGAACAACACGCCCAGCCCTACTCCAACATCTACAAGCAGTACTAATCTGCCACCTGggttttcaatttctttgcagccaaacaagaaaaaggaaggtTCTACTGAAATTCCCCgaaataatatatatggaTCTTTAATATAG
- a CDS encoding uncharacterized protein (similar to YGL081W) → MGDIRTFVFAIEDTETTQGLCKIIGRSSLYNLESLSRPYNLYFDDPGLSRKHAVLCIKTPIPKIESVPSIEQLRICIRDLSSKSGTVNLVSDGPNDEIDLRSGDTFGLIAIANHSLRDNHYLAAKLIFRIELEYFDKERELIKCIITNVTFGNNNAMLHSPVYPIKFADDSDSSWYGLSEASTQTEAADECHETKTMITRGGRFSILSLRKSDRKQPQKAGGSFDGKINQANSFEEEIETCTDTESTEEEEEEVEEEEEEEDQGGEIELEIIRVKRIKGRIKTEKTATRFSKTKRIMTPQQSNSMWILLIVILIFDRLLSN, encoded by the coding sequence ATGGGTGATATAAGAACTTTTGTTTTCGCTATAGAAGATACAGAAACAACGCAAGGACTGTGCAAAATCATTGGTCGGTCAAGTTTATATAATCTAGAGAGTCTGTCTAGGCCATACAATCTATATTTTGATGACCCAGGACTAAGCAGGAAACATGCAGTGTTATGTATAAAGACACCAATACCCAAAATTGAGAGTGTTCCTTCCATTGAACAACTTCGCATTTGCATTCGAGATTTGAGTAGTAAGAGTGGTACAGTGAACTTAGTGTCTGATGGACCAAATGATGAGATTGACCTGAGAAGTGGTGATACATTTGGTTTGATTGCAATTGCTAATCATTCTTTACGCGATAACCATTATTTAGCCGCCAAGTTAATTTTTCGAATTGAACTTGAGTactttgataaagaaaggGAACTTATCAAGTGCATTATTACGAATGTGACCTTTGGAAACAATAATGCAATGTTACATTCCCCTGTTTATCCTATAAAATTTGCAGACGACAGTGATTCTAGTTGGTACGGATTATCAGAAGCCAGTACACAAACGGAAGCTGCAGATGAGTGTCATGAAACAAAGACCATGATAACTCGAGGTGGTAGGTTTTCCATCCTTTCACTGAGAAAAAGTGACCGCAAGCAACCCCAGAAGGCTGGTGGTAGCTTTGATGGCAAAATAAATCAAGcaaattcttttgaagaagaaatcgaAACCTGTACTGACACAGAGAGtacagaagaagaagaagaagaagtagaagaagaagaagaagaagaagatcaGGGAGGAGAAATAGAACTTGAAATTATCAGAGTAAAAAGGATAAAGGGCAGGATCAAGACAGAGAAGACAGCTACTCGCTTCTCGAAAACCAAGAGAATTATGACCCCTCAGCAGTCCAACAGCATGTGGATACTACTAATAGTAATCTTAATTTTTGACCGCTTACTATCGAATTAA
- the RPL7A gene encoding 60S ribosomal uL30 domain-containing protein (Ribosomal 60S subunit protein L7A~similar to YGL076C), with protein sequence MFSQIKKVLLDGYMNLIYYMFGYANRKIYYLYYRKILTPESQLKKSKAQQKTAEQVAAERAARKAANKEKRAIILERNAAYQKEYETAERNIIQAKRDAKAAGSYYVEAQHKLVFVVRIKGINKIPPKPRKVLQLLRLTRINSGTFVKVTKATLELLKLIEPYVAYGYPSYSTIRQLVYKRGFGKINKQRIPLSDNAIIEANLGKYGILSIDDLIHEIITVGPHFKQANNFLWPFKLSNPSGGWGVPRKFKHFIQGGSFGNREEFINKLVKSMN encoded by the exons ATGTTTTCTCAAATC AAAAAAGTATTGCTTGATGGTTACATGAACCTAATTTATTATATGTTCGGTTATGCTAACAGAAAAATCTATTATTTGTATTACAGAAAAATCTTGACCCCAGAATCTCAGTTGAAGAAGTCTAAGGCTCAACAAAAGACTGCTGAACAAGTCGCTGCTGAAAGAGCTGCTCGTAAGGCC GCTaacaaggaaaagagaGCTAtcattttggaaagaaacGCCGCTTACCAAAAGGAATACGAAACCGCTGAAAGAAACATCATCCAAGCCAAGCGTGATGCCAAGGCTGCTGGTTCCTACTACGTCGAAGCTCAACACAAGTTGGTCTTTGTTGTTAGAATCAAGGGTATTAACAAGATCCCACCTAAACCAAGAAAGGTTTTACAATTGCTAAGATTGACCAGAATCAACTCCGGTACCTTCGTCAAGGTCACTAAGGCTACTTTGGAACTATTGAAGTTGATTGAGCCATACGTTGCTTACGGTTACCCATCATACTCTACTATCAGACAATTAGTTTACAAGAGAGGTTTCGGTAAGATCAACAAGCAAAGAATTCCTTTGTCCGACAACGCTATCATCGAAGCCAACTTGGGTAAGTACGGTATCTTGTCCATTGACGATTTGATCCATGAAATCATCACTGTCGGTCCACACTTCAAGCAAGCTAACAACTTCTTGTGGCCATTCAAGTTGTCCAACCCATCTGGTGGTTGGGGTGTCCCAAGAAAGTTCAAGCACTTTATCCAAGGTGGTTCTTTCGGTAACCGTGAAGAATTCATCAACAAGTTGGTTAAGTCCATGAACTAA
- the DBP3 gene encoding RNA-dependent ATPase DBP3 (RNA-Dependent ATPase, member of DExD/H-box family~similar to YGL078C), with translation MTKEEIEDKKRKVVDEEVIEKKSKKHKKDKKEKKEKKEKKHKKHKKEKKSDKEDEVPKKESKKKPETTSAVASEFYVQSEALTTVPQSEIDEYFKENEIAVEDPLNLALRPLLSFDYLSLDPSIQAEISKFPKPTPIQAVAWPYLLSGKDVVGVAETGSGKTFAFGVPAISHLMNDQKKRGIQVLVISPTRELASQIYDNLIVLTDKVGMQCCCVYGGVPKDEQRIQLKKSQVVVATPGRLLDLLQEGSVDLSQVNYLVLDEADRMLEKGFEEDIKNIIRETDASKRQTLMFTATWPKEVRELASTFMKNPTKVSIGNTDQLTANKKITQIVEVVDPRGKERKLLELLKKYHSGPKKNEKVLIFALYKKEAARVERNLKYNGYNVAAIHGDLSQQQRTQALNEFKSGKSNLLLATDVAARGLDIPNVKTVINLTFPLTVEDYVHRIGRTGRAGQTGTAHTLFTEQEKHLAGGLVNVLNGANQPVPEDLIKFGTHTKKKEHSAYGSFFKDVDLTKKPKKITFD, from the coding sequence atgacaaaggaagaaattgaagacaagaagagaaaagttGTAGACGAAGAGgtaattgaaaagaagagtAAGAAACACAAGAAGGataagaaggaaaagaaggaaaagaaggaaaagaagcatAAAAAGCAtaaaaaggagaagaagagcGACAAGGAAGACGAAGtaccaaagaaagaatcgaaaaagaaaccagAGACTACTTCTGCAGTGGCTAGTGAGTTTTATGTTCAAAGCGAGGCATTAACCACTGTTCCACAATCTGAAATTGACGAATATTtcaaggaaaatgaaatcgCTGTTGAGGATCCTCTAAACCTAGCCCTACGTCCGCTATTATCATTTGATTATCTTTCCTTGGACCCCTCTATTCAAGCAGAAATTTCTAAGTTTCCAAAACCAACGCCCATTCAAGCTGTAGCTTGGCCATATTTGTTGTCTGGTAAAGATGTTGTCGGTGTTGCTGAGACTGGTTCTGGTAAGACATTTGCTTTCGGTGTTCCAGCTATCAGTCATTTAATGAAtgatcaaaagaaaagaggtaTACAGGTTTTAGTCATTTCTCCAACTAGAGAACTGGCTTCCCAAATTTACGATAACTTGATTGTATTAACGGACAAAGTTGGTATGCAATGTTGTTGTGTTTACGGTGGTGTTCCAAAAGATGAACAAAGAATTCAACTAAAAAAGTCACAAGTGGTGGTTGCTACGCCTGGTAGATTATTAGACTTACTACAGGAAGGATCCGTTGATCTTTCTCAAGTAAACTACTTAGTACTAGATGAGGCGGACAGAATGTTGGAAAAAGGTTTCGAAGAAGACATCAAGAATATCATCAGAGAAACTGATGCATCCAAAAGACAAACTCTAATGTTTACCGCTACTTGGCCAAAAGAAGTCCGTGAATTAGCTTCTACATTCATGAAGAATCCAACTAAGGTGTCTATTGGTAATACAGATCAACTAACTGctaacaaaaaaatcacaCAAATTGTTGAAGTGGTGGACCCAcgtggaaaagaaagaaagttATTggaacttttgaaaaagtacCACTCTGGtccaaaaaagaatgaaaaggTCTTGATTTTTGCTCTTTATAAAAAGGAAGCTGCTCGtgttgaaagaaatttgaagtATAATGGATACAATGTTGCAGCTATTCATGGTGATTTATCCCAACAACAAAGAACGCAAGCTTTGAATGAGTTCAAAAGCGGTAAGTCTAATTTGCTATTGGCCACTGACGTTGCAGCAAGAGGTTTGGATATACCAAATGTTAAGACCGTTATTAATTTAACTTTTCCATTGACTGTGGAGGACTATGTCCATAGAATCGGTAGAACTGGTAGAGCTGGTCAAACAGGCACAGCCCACACTCTATTCactgaacaagaaaagcaTTTGGCTGGCGGGCTAGTTAACGTTTTAAATGGTGCCAATCAACCTGTTCCTGAGGATTTGATAAAGTTCGGTACTCACACTAAGAAGAAGGAACATAGTGCTTACGGTTCATTCTTTAAGGATGTCGATTTGACTAAGAAGCCAAAAAAGATTACTTTCGATTAG